The Hippocampus zosterae strain Florida chromosome 19, ASM2543408v3, whole genome shotgun sequence region TCTGTTTAGCTAAACGGTCCCAGATTTCACTCTGAGCATGTTTTTAAATTGCAACAAGATaagttgtgacatttttgtttgttgatgtgCTTCTGAGGTCACACAAAACTGGATGGACAGGTTTATTACGTACCCTCTGCCATTGAGTGGATGAGCATTTCCTTGTCCTGTAAATTGCTGGTGTCGATAACCGAACCGGAGCAattggatagtttttttttaaatcatcaatcGCTGTCGCTGTACTTCGTATTGGTGTGATCTAAGTCAGTCGGAAGCAAGACGCAGTTTGTTGATCCAGTTAGGTAATTGCATTCCACTTAGAAGTGACTCCCTGTTTGGTGGCAAACAGTCCGTCACCAAGTTGTGAACCGCAGCTTTGGAAAACTTTCCGCACGCCAAGATGaatggaatttttattttttaaaatttggattagAATATGGACAATTTGGTCTTGCACTCTGGTTGCCATATGACCATCCGCCCGGGGCTCTTATTTAGTTTCAACACATGACCCAGATGGAAATCTTGTGATCAGAGAGGTATTCaaggccacatttttttttttaagtgcagcgAGGGGCGTGAGACAAACAAGTGCCCTGTCGAGTGTTCCCATGTGGCATTTTCAAATTAAAGACAAGCATTTGTTCCTTGACTTAGGAGTATCATAATGTGGGACTTTTTCGAGTTTAGGAGGCATTGGTTATTGatccgttgttgttttttttcctccttcctaaAAAGTCCTGCGAATTTTCTGGTCTTTGCACTTTGGAAGTAGTTAATTCAAGCGCTTTCATTTCCTGGAAGTGCTCGCGAGGAATTCTCACAAAGTTGACATTTGTGCTTCTGCATACCCAATGCACTTCCTTTCCTGCGGCGCAAATGTGGAAGTCGACATTTCAAAACgagactcacttttttttttccagccgcaTCTTTCCTTTTGGTAGTTCCTAGGGAAAATGTAAGATTTCCTTCAAAACAAGAGTGATTGATCTTTGTAATGCCCATTATCTCCACAacctccaccttttttttctctctgtgcttgtgtgggttttttttcgcaTTCTTTTGTGGCGACTTCAACTGTCACAGTcgtgatgtttgtgtgtgtgcgcgcgagtaTTGAGAAGTATCGTTAATCTTActcgtgtgttgtgtgtgtgttacataaTCCATCTGTGTTAATCTGGATTACAGGCGGCCACACATTATGTAACCATTTGTCATCCAAACACTTTGAAACACCAAAAATGTTCTCGATGACAGCAATGTGAAGAcctgtaggggaaaaaaaacgtgaatgGAAATTGCTCTTATCTCATTTCTGGGTTAAAACTAACCCCCATAGATGGCCGATTTTTGGAGCATTCGCCTTCGGTGGCACATGAACGTATGACGACCGCGTGTGCCCGGCAGGTTTTCTTGACTCGGAGCCGCTGAGGGAAGCGGACGAACACACGACGTCGGACGTCAACCTCAGCAACTCCATCATGacggaggaagagagagaggagaTCCAATTGGAGTTAACCAGAGTActaaaacacgcacgcacaaatacAATGTTGCATTGTGGGTCAACCCGGGGGAGTGCGTCGCCATATTTATTTAGGTAGTAAACGTCtggttgatttattattattatttttttgtcctggcACAGCTGGAGGATGAGATCAGCACACTGAAGCAGGTGCTGGCATCCAAAGAGAAGCGGCAGGGCGAGCTAAAGCACAAACTGGGCATCACTCCTCTCGGCGAGCTCCGCGGCAACCTGAGTCGAGGCTGGCTCGATATGCAGAGCTCCACCGCGTAAGCGCAAACGGACACCGAGGCACGACTCCAAAATTTCGGCCTACccagtgttgtttttcttttgtaacatgCCGTGTTTGTATTACACTCTAGTCAAAGGCGGACTTGTCCATCTATCAACACGGACGGCTGTTTTAttgacacgcatgcgcacattTATACATCTCCTCATCAATAATGAAGCACAGTGAGCACACGGGTTTCGGGTGACCACGGGCGCTTACGAACGCAATGCTAATCGTCTCACATCCCAagatgtagatcaggggtgtcaaactcatttttattgtttcccTTCGAGcgtcgttatgactgaaacctcATAAAGAAATCAAGAATCACGGTTTATACACGTATTGAAGAATCAATACAATGCTTATagataccacaagatggcagtcaagcattacttttgtctaaatgaagctccaaCACTCCCAAGTATATTTCCTTGGTACCAATATGCCACAAGATTAAAGCTGTTGCACTActttttattgggggggggggggggggtgaaactcCCTTCagcccccccgaaaaaaaatctgtgaatccCAAAGCGGGAATATGCGGGTGTCCACTGTGTCAACGTCTCTTGGGGTTTTCAGGTACAAGAGAACATCCGAGACTTTGAGCTCGGCGGGACAGAA contains the following coding sequences:
- the tpd52l1 gene encoding tumor protein D53 isoform X4, producing METRQQGFLDSEPLREADEHTTSDVNLSNSIMTEEEREEIQLELTRLEDEISTLKQVLASKEKRQGELKHKLGITPLGELRGNLSRGWLDMQSSTAYKRTSETLSSAGQKTTAALSTLGSAINRKFGDMSMAGLQLLFPRRNSPSFRSFEEKVESTVSNIKTKVGSPGAGGSFEDVLSSTAKASSQDTPTHNLTDTPERME
- the tpd52l1 gene encoding tumor protein D53 isoform X3 — its product is METRQQGFLDSEPLREADEHTTSDVNLSNSIMTEEEREEIQLELTRLEDEISTLKQVLASKEKRQGELKHKLGITPLGELRGNLSRGWLDMQSSTAYKRTSETLSSAGQKTTAALSTLGSAINRKFGDMSYSISHSMSMPAMRNSPSFRSFEEKVESTVSNIKTKVGSPGAGGSFEDVLSSTAKASSQDTPTHNLTDTPERME
- the tpd52l1 gene encoding tumor protein D53 isoform X5 encodes the protein METRQQGFLDSEPLREADEHTTSDVNLSNSIMTEEEREEIQLELTRLEDEISTLKQVLASKEKRQGELKHKLGITPLGELRGNLSRGWLDMQSSTAYKRTSETLSSAGQKTTAALSTLGSAINRKFGDMRNSPSFRSFEEKVESTVSNIKTKVGSPGAGGSFEDVLSSTAKASSQDTPTHNLTDTPERME